A genomic window from Bradyrhizobium lupini includes:
- a CDS encoding AAA family ATPase: protein MTDLPHPALTLLLHTRWDDAFAWLIDRSRSMIGADGAEGLWRMFGEGGDLRQEIPGVVDALYGLGREDCGELALAWQMMCCDPRRPESFNAVVPQLAWSLRHRSVITNAAEETLLRARLHLWWEAAAGKWGDHKDSIFAITARLADKEEIHDRHRTQQEADEQPEMTEPDPAAPTVVVMPKDRAEEKGLPQAWKDLRDEPLPLVVCRDAAEVRERLQDEYPHAWREVAMLTQDLRSGEPARIKPSLLLSQPGTGKTRLIRRLAELISPQMYVSRFDAASAFDGMYGGTPKGWTSAQASVPARAVLASRTANPIALVDEIEKASESTHNGNLWSAMTPFLERETSRRHPESGIDAELDLSYVIHLATANSVERLPSQLRDRFRAIKIPAPTLAHLPRLAALVMRDLAAEDDARAHDEPLAADELEIIGRAWARERFSMRKLQRLVGATLEARDMCARRH, encoded by the coding sequence ATGACCGATCTCCCGCATCCGGCACTTACCCTTTTGTTGCACACACGCTGGGACGATGCGTTCGCGTGGCTGATCGACCGGAGCCGCTCGATGATCGGCGCCGACGGCGCTGAGGGGCTTTGGCGCATGTTCGGCGAGGGCGGCGACCTGAGGCAGGAGATCCCCGGCGTGGTTGACGCGCTCTACGGGCTGGGCCGGGAGGATTGCGGCGAGCTGGCGCTGGCCTGGCAGATGATGTGCTGCGACCCGCGCCGCCCGGAATCGTTCAACGCCGTGGTGCCCCAGCTCGCCTGGTCGCTGCGGCACCGCTCCGTGATCACGAATGCCGCGGAGGAGACCCTGCTGCGCGCCCGTCTGCACCTGTGGTGGGAAGCCGCCGCCGGAAAGTGGGGCGACCACAAGGACTCGATTTTCGCGATCACCGCCCGGCTGGCGGATAAAGAGGAGATTCATGACCGTCACCGAACGCAGCAGGAGGCCGACGAACAGCCCGAGATGACAGAACCGGATCCCGCGGCGCCGACCGTCGTCGTGATGCCCAAGGACCGCGCCGAGGAAAAAGGCCTGCCGCAGGCGTGGAAGGATCTGCGCGACGAACCGCTGCCGCTCGTCGTCTGCCGCGACGCCGCCGAGGTGCGCGAGCGCCTGCAGGACGAATATCCGCACGCGTGGCGCGAGGTGGCGATGCTGACGCAGGACCTGCGCAGCGGCGAGCCGGCGAGGATCAAGCCGAGCTTGTTGTTGTCGCAGCCGGGCACCGGAAAAACGCGTCTGATCAGGAGGCTCGCCGAGCTGATTTCTCCGCAGATGTACGTCAGCCGCTTTGATGCAGCGAGCGCTTTCGATGGCATGTACGGCGGAACGCCGAAGGGCTGGACTAGCGCCCAGGCGTCCGTACCGGCGCGCGCCGTGCTGGCGTCGCGGACCGCGAACCCGATCGCGTTGGTCGACGAGATCGAGAAGGCGTCGGAGAGCACGCACAACGGCAATCTATGGTCGGCGATGACGCCGTTCCTGGAGCGCGAGACGTCGCGCAGGCACCCGGAGAGCGGCATCGACGCCGAACTCGACCTGTCCTACGTGATCCACCTGGCCACGGCCAACTCGGTCGAGCGCCTGCCCTCGCAGCTGCGCGACCGATTCCGGGCCATCAAGATCCCGGCGCCCACGCTGGCGCACCTGCCGCGGCTGGCGGCGCTGGTGATGCGCGACCTCGCGGCCGAGGACGATGCGCGCGCACACGACGAGCCGCTCGCCGCGGACGAGCTGGAGATCATCGGCAGGGCCTGGGCGCGGGAGCGCTTCAGCATGCGCAAGCTGCAGCGCCTGGTCGGCGCGACGCTGGAGGCGCGCGACATGTGCGCACGGAGGCATTGA